Proteins co-encoded in one bacterium genomic window:
- a CDS encoding sulfite exporter TauE/SafE family protein — TISHKKNLKLKIGLYMVLGGAAGSISGALLVGIISPFALAIIFVAVSVLTILGIHLSKLAPNIYKKINPKPHIIILGAFILNFITGMRGGSGGSLFPPFLRTLKLKIHEAVATSLFVTTFTATAAIAIYWQRGDILWPPAIATLIGSIVGSRLGSVVSLKTKPKWLEVGLTLFVIGLAVTVLIKTIK; from the coding sequence ACCATAAGCCACAAGAAGAATTTAAAATTAAAAATCGGCTTATACATGGTTTTAGGTGGTGCAGCGGGTTCCATATCAGGAGCACTGCTTGTAGGGATAATCTCACCATTCGCACTGGCAATAATCTTCGTTGCGGTTTCGGTGCTAACTATTCTGGGAATTCACCTCTCAAAATTGGCGCCAAACATATATAAAAAAATCAATCCTAAACCACATATCATCATTTTGGGAGCTTTCATCCTGAATTTTATTACTGGCATGCGTGGCGGAAGTGGAGGTTCGCTCTTCCCGCCATTTCTCAGAACATTGAAACTAAAAATTCACGAAGCCGTGGCAACATCACTATTCGTGACAACATTCACAGCCACAGCAGCAATAGCAATATACTGGCAGCGCGGTGACATCCTCTGGCCTCCAGCAATTGCAACTCTCATTGGCTCAATAGTTGGAAGCCGACTCGGAAGCGTAGTTTCCCTTAAAACTAAGCCAAAATGGCTTGAGGTAGGGTTAACTTTATTCGTAATCGGACTCGCCGTTACCGTCTTAATAAAGACTATTAAATAA